Within the Manduca sexta isolate Smith_Timp_Sample1 chromosome 19, JHU_Msex_v1.0, whole genome shotgun sequence genome, the region GTGACTGTGACATTAATAGTGGAATATATAACAGGAGTTCTAACGAAATTTGGATTGAAATTACAAGATGGCTCTCAAGAGAATATTTTTTCCGATATGCTTATAGACACACTTGTTGAATTTAGACATACAGTTAGACTAAACGCTTTATCTAAGAAAGATAAAGAGTTATTAAACGCATGTGATATTGTTAGAGATAAAATGAAGTCAATCAAAGTACAAATAAATGATAGCAACAAGACCCCATCATgggtgttaataaaataattgataacaataaaatgataactTCTGTTAATTATTAACATACAGTGTGAAAACCCTGACAgtatataaatgcatttaatattcataaaacaaacaatattttgtggtACTTAAAGTGGAGAACAACCCAAATAACATTGTTATAGTGACCTAGCATGTCCCATGTCATACATGGTATCTCCTTCAGCATATATATGCCACCTTCTTCAGCATAGCTTTGATAAGATTAAAAAATTTCAGCTTAGgcatgatttttttacaatcaaatgtattatattatgtgaataaTCCTTATAGAGTAGGAATTTACACTGCACTGATAAACTTAACACAAGTGGGTCTCTCACTCAGAAGTCATTGAATTACCAAGTGATATTCTTTGAATATATGCAATTTTACTTTAAGGGAGAGGTTAATCAATTACAAATTGAAAAGAATGTTaaacatgttatttaaaaataaaaaatatttggtccattcatgtttttattttataatttacttacattCATGTCCGCTGACTAGACTATGAAACGAGATTTCagggttttaaaaaataaaatagttgtaaattaaaaaataaacatttactttgtggcaagtattttttttaattaattatttacttttaaactgcacatttgttttaagatgtttttttacGGGTGATGTATATTCTCGCACAAACGGTTTGGGTAATGTCagtcttataattttttcacaATGCTTTGTTCAAATTTatcttaacataatataaagagcGCAACAAATAATCCAATATTAAGTACAAACGGATCCattgataaattttgtataagcAGTTGTCCTACTGAATCATGTAGTACTGTGAATTggtattgattattattatgggACGAAGATGGCCTATGTGCAAACTATTATACAAACTTAACAAAAGGTCACCAAAAAGCTTTAGCAAAACGTTCACATCAGCTAATACTTTTGGAGTATTAGCTGATGTGAAGTTGAAGTGTGAAGAAGAagcgggctaagtgcggaaaaaggagcccataaccataaccatacTTTTGGAGTAAATTTTTCGGACTGTAGCCTTTTTACGAAACAAATGTGAACCATTTTCAACTTAACTGCTTGAGACAAGTTTGCCAATGTTTCATGTAGTGTTTTAGACCATTTTCATACTTATGTTATCTTTTATAATACCCAAACAAATCGCATTAATACTTCAAGACACAGTAAGACAAACGCATTACATAAGTTTTGTGCGCATTGAAACGGTTTCCACTATATCAGTTGGCCATACTTATTGGACAGTTTTTATCCTGTATCATACTCTCTGCTTTATATACTTTCCACGCTACCAAATAGTCCCGCACCATCTTGAATAGCGTGTAGTAGTTTATGAACAGTAGTATGACTATGGACAAAAAGTTGTGCCAAGGTATTGAGCTGAAGAGCAAGCACAGTTGGAGTACAATCAGCGACAGTTGCAGGCACAACAGTAGACACAGCAACATTGATGGATTTATGAACACCGCCTGTGAAGGAAACAATTATATGAGTTTGGATGTTGGTTTGTTTGAtccaaatattgaaataaaatattattatatatatattttcgcaGATTCAAATGTCAAggcatacctctgacttttctaaaaaaaattgtgtgtattctttctgaattatcgcttgctttaacggtgaaggaaaacatcatgaggaaacttgcatacccgaaaaattctctataggaattttcgaaggtgtgtgaagtctaccaatccgcactaggccagcgtggtggacaaaggcctaaatcctctcaatagtagaggaggcccgtgcccaacagtgggacagtatataatacaaggctgatattattaaaaataagaaccGCAATACTAACATAGAAGCGCACATGCGCAGCGCAGGCGGGCTCGGCGGCGACGGTGGGCGCGTTTGCCGCGTGCGCCGCGCCCGCGTGCCACGCGCGCTGCCCCAGCGCCCACGCGCGCGCGCCCGACCACGCCGGGACCTCCGACGCATCTGGAATATATAATACACAGTAAAATAGGTAATTCCATATTATTGCGTGCATAGTTGCGTGTGCGTTACGATCACCGCTctaaagtcctgggttcgattcctgggtcAGACACAGTGATATTGGGTCTGCTGCTGTATGGTATTTATGCCCAATTTGACGATACGCTTGGCTTCTATCACATATTGGGACGGAAATTTGGTGACCAATTGCACCACTACAGTCCCTTTGGGATAAAAAACTTGTGTGTGATTTGTTTGCATGGGTGCAATTAATACAGGTAGTAGTGCTGGTGATTATGAACACCAAAACGCTTATATAATCACGAAGaacctttattttttatgtttttttttgttttcgcggagaaagttccttattactaccgcccagccttaaAATCACGAAGAACCtactaataatgaaaaaaagCAGGGTTTGAGAACCACAATCACCCGTATTGATCAAAAGCGTTGTATCATGTCATCATTACATCTTCTGATGTATAACTTACACAATAAAATCGAATCCCTGAACAAGCAGACTGAAATAAATGaatctatatttattagtagCCGACCTGCAGGCGCCGTGTCGAGCTTCCACCGTCCGAGATGcagcgcggcgcggtgcggcaCGTCGCACAGCGCGCCCGACAGCAGCTGACTCGCGTACCGCCCGAACAGTCCGCCCCACACGAACGCTACTTGCTGCGACGCGCCGTACACGTCGTAGTACAGGTACGACTGGAATGTCATATtaagttattgttttgtttattattctagcacagctatactctaagtgtgttccgcggaaccctagggttccgtgatacctttgtcggggttccgcaagaatttagaaaaaaaaatcaaaacacctctctctggTCGCTCCGCGGCCGCGCGGAGGCAAAACgctatgaacgttatttatttatttatttgtatttgtagaaacatgTGTTAAGTACAATAGCTGGTACAATATCTCATAAGAttggtatcaacaattttatacttgtacaaccCGTTCGCTTTAAGTTTGCCGGTCTGTGGAATGCGCGTACCCTCCCCCAcgtgacaacaaaacttataatgtgtcatagttttacccaaatatgtacgtacacaatttttattgttacaattaaataaaaaaatattttttatattatgttttgctgACGCTACTTTTCGAACATCAGACCTATCGCCAGCGCCAAACTTAAAACGAGCGGGTAGTATACTTGTGAGCGcgcgtataaaaacaattgttttattgtagggttccatcaagtattttgcttcccaaaagggttccgtcatttaaaaagtttgagaaccactgttCTAGCACAATAAAAAGACTGTACTGCCCCTGATGGTGAGCGCGATGACGTCTAGATAGTGCATTGAATGGTAGGAGATGGCTACctcatgccattcgacacaatcaaAATATGGTCTATAGAAAGTAAGTAATTATCCTGATATAATAGTTGGTAAATCATCATTGTGgggtattttttaaacaaaactctAGCTGCCTTTGGAGTGGCTTTAGCCTGTACAAGTGGTTTGCCAGCTTTTAAACATGGTTGGAATAtatgcattttaatatatatacatcaaattatatcataaaagaTTTGTTGGTTTTATTAAGCACCTCATAACACTATAGCATCACAGTTACTGTTGACTACAAAGAAAAATGAACCACAATCCATATAAGAGATAATGAATTCCCAGCAGAACCAATATACTGGTAAAAACATGTTAAAGAAGTTTTTACTGTACCAAATACTAACCTGTGCAAAACAACATGGTATGAAACTAGAGTAATACGCTCCCACAACAGAGTTGAACAGGATCTTCTTGACTCTCATGTTGAAGTCCTGTCTCAGAGCGTTCACTTCGTCTCTAACTTGCTGCGGGTCGTGCGAGCAGCAATGCAGCGGAGGCGCGTCCGAATGATTTAGTTCCAGGAATGGACCAGAATGGAATCCGAATAGGAGGAAGTAGACTACCGCACtggaataatgataaataaaataattcagttGGTGTTTCCTtcaatcttttttattaattttaagtaagatatagtgagtAATAGAGCTTAGTGGTGGTGATATTTGTCTGGTGGCCAAATTCTGTCATAGGGCAATCTACAGTTGATCAGCTGACATAAGATATATATagggaaaataatattaaaattttgaactgtaaaattcataaaaatagcaATGTTTTGTTAACTGTTTTTATACAGAAACTACTTACGGGTAACAGAGGTAGAATATCTTCACAAGTGGATATTTGAGCGCTATAAAGTATGTGCACCACGCTAGAGAACCCAACACCATGCCCAATATGAACATtctgaaaataatatacaactcattaagtaattaaaaataaacatacattccTATTGTAATATGGTATTgtgaacataatttaaaatgagatctgaaaaaactgttttaattaatttattttaagattttgtgCACTGATTACGTCTTGAGTtctttattatatgaaaaaaaaatgtgattgttTCAGTTTTctgattgtttaataattttgtagattAGTGCGAATATGATGTGTGAATATATTTCCGACTGAAAGTTAGATGTTGccattgttatgaattttttatttacacctacagtttgagtaacttattgtagtgttattttcaaaattataagtatgtggtttcaggTTAGAATGCAATGTGAAAAAGGCCCTGAATAAGTAACAAAGGTTTTTATCATAGTTACAATATACCTTTTAGTTCATAACTGTTGATAATAATATGGTTGTAGGAAGTTATATAAACCACAATAATGTTTATTGATCCAAGGTATTTTTTCCAAATACTTAGATAATTGTTtatcatacttaaataatataaaataaattatactcatGGAACAGATATTAAAAATTGAATGCAGACCAACCAAACACCTAATTAAACATCTTTTCCTGAATGTAATTTCTATATACCCTgtcaacacaaatatttacctGGCTGCTATAGTTGCATGAGGCATGAGTTTCGGTGCCAATATAGTCCTTAACAGTGCCAAACATATACTGAGCAATAGTCTTGTGAATATTATTGTCACTATAAACGCAACCAAATGTGGATCAATCAGATAGAAATTCTGAAACAATCATGCAATCATTATTGACCTTATCGTTCCATTAGGGATCCTACAGTAATAATAAatggctttaaatatttttctgtttcactgtaaaataaatacttattacaaaacatgttagaggcaattttttaaatactttttatttttaataattaaaacaagacaatggaataaaaaaaatagcactagtgattatattttagtgaaattacaaataaaatgtagcaactaaatgaaaatgattattaataaaggtACCAACTAACCATTGTCTGATTTGTGTATGAATGTGGTAACCACCAAGCAGTTCTATACAGATTCAGAAACTGCAGTCCAGTAGCGACTAGGGTAAAAACAAATGTCATTGCCTCAAACAAAAACGTTCCATCCTGCGGTATGTATGGGAACGGTATGTGCTTGGGAGGGACTGGTCCCTCTGCGAGTTTGACCTCTGATAGTAGTGGGGTGATGGTCGGCGCGAGGCGAGGACGGCCCACACGTTTGCCGCCATTCATTTCCTCCTCAGTGGTTGGAAATACTCctgcaattgttttttatttctttatatataaattatgagttTGTAGATCTTAAAGGAAAGGCATAGAGTAAAGGAAGAGAGTATTTGGTGTTCTACACAAGCATGACTATTGTAAAAGTGTGAATAGACAGCTACATAATGGTCTAACTTTACAttcaacaatttatttcatatcattgaaataaaaaaaaaaatatttcaatcctatatttttttaataaaaaacacaattctATTCTCCACTTGTTTCATTAGAGCATCCATGATTTGAACTTTAACATAAGCAATCAAGATCAATTGCTGAACAAATTTAttgattgttatattttatgcacACATAGTTAGACAAGAAGATAGACTaaacatatacttaatataaaccTGAAAGTGAAACGTCGACCACACACGACGCGACGTTGATAACATAGGGCTATTAAATACGTTATACTTGTAAACAGGGTATAGAACttgtttatattcataattaaattaatcattaatttacaGAAATACATGATGTTGCGATGACAAAGCTGGTCTCGTAGAAAGTAATTAATGTGATATTCGGAGAGGTTTTAAAGGTGAAAGGTGAAGATGAATGTTACCTTCTTACTCACTCCAGCGGTTTTCTTTGATCCAGGCGGCATCATTTTACAGGCAATCGGCGGCAAAGGCCGCTTAATAAGCGGATCCTTAATGATCTTTCGCCGTCTAGAGACGGCTGTCGAGGAAGTATTGCTAACTTGTGAGTTAGCCCAGCGTCTGGCCAAAAGTATGGTCAGGCAGCCGACAAGCGCTGGTAAGAAGAACACGACAAAAGGGCCACTTTCATTTTCCGTACAACTCATCACTCacatgttaaaatgttttattatgtatcacaataattatttatttcgatttCGATTGACTTGACTCACTCACACACTTGCTTGACGAAATCAACAAATgtcactttgtttttttaaattatcaaggAAATAGGAAGTGGGTAAACAGACAGCCTTGATCGCCACACAATTGGCTGTTAAGAGATTATTTGCTAATTGACAAATTGGGCTTTTGTGTGACTGCAgctgaagaaaataaaaatgaggtTTTTTGATTAGTTATGGACACTCATTTGACTAGGATTTTAGCAATACTTAACCAGACGTAGGTTTATGCAATGCATTTTGGTTTTGCAAGTATCTTACTTATGTTATGACTTTTTGTTTGCTTATTATTGCGTCAATTTACGTTACCAtatgactaaaatattatgacgtATGACCATTACCAATGCTTAGACCTGGTACAAATTCATGCTATAAATGTTGTTCCACTGTCCATTGTAAACTCGGAATGCCAAATTGCAGCAGAATTTTGTCAATTTTCATGCCGGCTTTCAAAACTGATTGATTTTCTAAATAATGTCTACTAAATTCCCAATCGAAAATCTCaataaataagaacaaaatgTCGTTCGCAATACTGTGCACATTTGTGTTGACATTTTATGTGGTGATATGGTTTTTTGATTCAGTTTTCAAGGTGCAGTTTATTATCTTGTTTATGTACAAAAATGTTATTGCCCATATTCTAACTAGTAAATCATTTTGCAGAGTTGCATGCACTACCCATACTACGCTTTTCTTGAAGGAACTGGCCTTAAAGTGGGAATTCTCAACTTTTCCTGGACTACAACAGCATTTAACCGGTTCATATACAGATGGAGCAAAACTTAAATCGTGTCCTCTACGGAAATGGTTCACATGTGGATATCTGTTCACTATTTGGGTGTTCCTTTGCCGTTTGCGATATGGACTCTCCTGACTTTCATATTCGAGCATTTCTATGAGACAATACAACTGAACCATGTGCCTGAAGTCAAAGCTATGTTGCCTGGTATTAATATTCCTGCTTCGGACTTTTGGGTGTATTTCTTAGCAATAGGATTTAGCACCGTGTTTCATGAGCTTGGTCATGCCATGGCTGCAGCACAGGAAGATGTACAGCTATTGTCTGTAGGTGTTTATGTATTCACTATAATCCCTGTAGCATTCGTCCAAATAAACACTGAGCATTTGAAT harbors:
- the LOC115440436 gene encoding transmembrane protein 39A; its protein translation is MSCTENESGPFVVFFLPALVGCLTILLARRWANSQVSNTSSTAVSRRRKIIKDPLIKRPLPPIACKMMPPGSKKTAGVSKKGVFPTTEEEMNGGKRVGRPRLAPTITPLLSEVKLAEGPVPPKHIPFPYIPQDGTFLFEAMTFVFTLVATGLQFLNLYRTAWWLPHSYTNQTMNFYLIDPHLVAFIVTIIFTRLLLSICLALLRTILAPKLMPHATIAARMFILGMVLGSLAWCTYFIALKYPLVKIFYLCYPAVVYFLLFGFHSGPFLELNHSDAPPLHCCSHDPQQVRDEVNALRQDFNMRVKKILFNSVVGAYYSSFIPCCFAQSYLYYDVYGASQQVAFVWGGLFGRYASQLLSGALCDVPHRAALHLGRWKLDTAPADASEVPAWSGARAWALGQRAWHAGAAHAANAPTVAAEPACAAHVRFYAVFINPSMLLCLLLCLQLSLIVLQLCLLFSSIPWHNFLSIVILLFINYYTLFKMVRDYLVAWKVYKAESMIQDKNCPISMAN